A genomic region of Streptomyces sp. NBC_00247 contains the following coding sequences:
- a CDS encoding dihydrodipicolinate synthase family protein, translating to MTIHLPHGAYEPRTTPLDLAPGGAALASRTVFSAAHVVADPYVDVSPDGPAAIDWDATLAFRRHLWSHGLGVAEAMDTAQRGMGLDWAGGAELIRRSAAEAKAVGGRIACGVGTDQLTGPATLAEVRAAYEEQLALVEESGAQAILMASRALAAVAEGPEEYAQTYAHLLRQATEPVVLHWLGPMFDPALEGYWGSSDLDAATDTFLKIIAEHPDKVDGIKISLLDAAREIDVRRRLPGGVRCYTGDDFNYPELIAGDERGFSHALLGIFDPLGPLAAHAVRVLDTGDTQGFRDLLDPTVELSRHLFQAPTRFYKTGVVFLAWLAGHQEHFTMVGGLQSARSLPHLARAYELADRLGLFPDPELAESRMRALLTVQGGTR from the coding sequence GTGACGATCCACCTCCCGCACGGGGCGTACGAGCCCCGCACCACCCCCCTGGATCTGGCACCCGGCGGCGCCGCGCTCGCCTCGCGCACGGTCTTCTCCGCCGCCCACGTCGTCGCCGATCCGTACGTCGACGTCAGTCCGGACGGGCCTGCCGCGATCGACTGGGACGCCACCCTCGCTTTCCGCCGCCACCTCTGGTCGCACGGGCTCGGGGTCGCCGAGGCGATGGACACCGCCCAGCGCGGCATGGGCCTGGACTGGGCCGGTGGCGCCGAGCTGATCCGCCGCTCCGCCGCCGAGGCCAAGGCCGTCGGCGGCCGGATCGCCTGCGGGGTCGGCACGGACCAGCTCACCGGCCCGGCGACCCTCGCCGAGGTGCGCGCCGCGTACGAGGAGCAGCTCGCCCTCGTCGAGGAGAGCGGCGCGCAGGCCATCCTGATGGCCTCCCGCGCGCTCGCCGCCGTCGCCGAGGGGCCCGAGGAGTACGCGCAGACGTACGCCCACCTGCTGCGCCAGGCCACCGAGCCGGTCGTCCTGCACTGGCTCGGCCCGATGTTCGACCCGGCCCTGGAGGGGTACTGGGGCTCGTCCGACCTGGACGCGGCCACCGACACCTTCCTCAAGATCATCGCCGAGCACCCCGACAAGGTCGACGGCATCAAGATCTCGTTGCTCGACGCGGCCCGCGAGATCGACGTGCGCCGCCGGCTGCCCGGAGGCGTCCGCTGCTACACCGGCGACGACTTCAACTACCCCGAGCTGATCGCGGGCGACGAACGCGGCTTCAGCCACGCCCTGCTCGGCATCTTCGACCCGCTCGGCCCGCTCGCCGCGCACGCCGTACGGGTCCTGGACACCGGCGACACCCAGGGCTTCCGGGACCTGCTCGACCCCACGGTCGAGCTCTCCCGCCACCTCTTCCAGGCGCCCACCCGCTTCTACAAGACGGGCGTGGTCTTCCTCGCCTGGCTGGCCGGGCACCAGGAGCACTTCACGATGGTCGGCGGCCTCCAGTCGGCCCGTTCGCTGCCGCACCTCGCGAGGGCTTACGAACTCGCCGACCGGCTCGGCCTGTTCCCCGACCCCGAGCTGGCCGAGAGCCGGATGCGGGCGCTGCTGACCGTCCAGGGAGGAACCCGATGA
- a CDS encoding LacI family DNA-binding transcriptional regulator — protein MTVTLADVAARARVSPATVSRVLNGNYPVAATTRERVLRAVDDLDYVLNGPASSLAAATSDLVGILVNDIADPFFGIMAGAAQSEIGVPGDGTARAGGEKLAVVCNTGGSPERELTYLTLLQRQRAAAVVLTGGALEDPAHQAAMAAKLGRLADAGTRIVFCGRPPLPENDAVAAALTFDNRGGGRRLTEHLISLGHRRIGYVAGPQERTTTRHRLEGHRAAMRAAGLTGSAASPENDRLTVHGPYDRRSGYEATLELLRREPGVTAIVGANDSVALGASAAVREQGLRIPEDVSVAGFDDLPFSVDTVPALTTVRLPLYEAGARAGRLAMGTETPPPGGIATIRAELMVRGSTAPPRGDRPA, from the coding sequence ATGACAGTCACCCTGGCGGACGTCGCGGCACGCGCCCGGGTGTCCCCGGCCACCGTCTCCCGCGTCCTCAACGGCAATTACCCCGTCGCCGCCACGACGCGCGAACGCGTGCTGCGCGCCGTGGACGACCTGGACTACGTGCTCAACGGACCGGCCAGCTCCCTCGCCGCCGCCACCTCCGACCTGGTCGGCATCCTCGTCAACGACATCGCGGACCCGTTCTTCGGCATCATGGCGGGCGCCGCTCAGTCGGAGATCGGCGTCCCCGGCGACGGCACCGCCCGAGCGGGCGGCGAGAAGCTGGCAGTCGTCTGCAACACCGGCGGCTCCCCCGAGCGCGAACTCACCTACCTCACCCTCCTCCAGCGCCAGCGCGCGGCGGCCGTCGTCCTCACCGGCGGCGCGCTGGAGGACCCGGCGCACCAGGCGGCGATGGCCGCGAAGCTGGGGCGGCTCGCCGACGCGGGCACCCGCATCGTGTTCTGCGGGCGGCCCCCGCTGCCCGAGAACGACGCGGTGGCGGCCGCCCTCACCTTCGACAACCGGGGCGGCGGCCGACGCCTGACCGAGCACCTGATCTCACTGGGCCACCGCCGGATCGGTTACGTCGCGGGCCCCCAGGAACGCACCACCACCCGCCACCGCCTGGAGGGCCACCGCGCGGCGATGCGGGCGGCGGGGCTGACCGGCTCGGCCGCTTCCCCCGAGAACGACCGGCTGACCGTCCACGGCCCCTACGACCGCCGCTCCGGCTACGAGGCCACCCTCGAACTCCTGCGCCGCGAACCGGGGGTGACCGCCATCGTCGGCGCCAACGACTCGGTGGCCCTGGGCGCGAGCGCGGCCGTGCGCGAACAAGGGCTGCGCATCCCCGAGGACGTCTCGGTGGCCGGCTTCGACGACCTGCCGTTCTCGGTGGACACCGTCCCGGCCCTCACCACGGTCCGGCTGCCGCTGTACGAGGCGGGGGCGCGGGCGGGACGCCTCGCCATGGGCACGGAGACCCCGCCGCCCGGCGGCATCGCGACGATTCGCGCCGAGCTGATGGTGCGCGGGTCGACGGCGCCGCCGCGCGGGGACCGGCCGGCCTGA
- a CDS encoding EamA family transporter: MRPSHIALAVLVTALWGVNFVVVELGLDHFPPLLFSALRFLVAALPAVFFVGPPKVARKWIVGVGLALGVAKFGLLFVGMDQGMGAGLSSLVLQVQAVFTALFAAVALGERPGRVRLAGMGVALAGIAVAAVDEGASGPVLAFALVVAAAAFWGVSNVLTRKAAPPDSLNFMVWVSTVPVLPLLGLSLLFEGWDRDTDALAAMDWTGAGVLVYVAWISTVFGFGAWGFLLRHHPASTVAPFTLLVPVFGMSSAALLLDESVSPLRWCAAALLVGGVAVTSLGGRWREPVLAAAPEARGARA, from the coding sequence ACCGCCCTCTGGGGTGTGAACTTCGTCGTCGTCGAGCTGGGGCTCGACCACTTCCCGCCCCTCCTCTTCTCCGCGCTGCGCTTCCTGGTCGCCGCGCTGCCCGCCGTCTTCTTCGTGGGACCCCCCAAGGTCGCCCGGAAGTGGATCGTGGGCGTCGGTCTCGCGCTCGGGGTCGCCAAGTTCGGCCTGCTCTTCGTCGGCATGGACCAGGGAATGGGCGCCGGGCTCTCCTCGCTCGTCCTCCAGGTCCAGGCGGTCTTCACCGCGCTCTTCGCCGCGGTCGCCCTCGGGGAGCGTCCGGGCAGGGTCCGACTGGCCGGGATGGGGGTGGCGCTCGCCGGGATCGCGGTCGCCGCCGTCGACGAAGGGGCGAGCGGCCCGGTGCTCGCGTTCGCGCTGGTCGTCGCGGCGGCGGCGTTCTGGGGCGTGTCGAACGTACTCACCCGCAAGGCCGCCCCGCCGGACTCCCTCAACTTCATGGTGTGGGTCTCGACCGTGCCCGTCCTGCCCCTGCTCGGCCTCTCCCTGCTCTTCGAGGGGTGGGACCGGGACACGGACGCGCTCGCCGCGATGGACTGGACCGGCGCGGGCGTACTCGTCTACGTCGCCTGGATCTCCACCGTCTTCGGCTTCGGCGCCTGGGGATTCCTGCTCCGCCACCACCCGGCGTCCACGGTCGCGCCGTTCACCCTGCTCGTGCCGGTCTTCGGGATGTCCTCGGCGGCGCTGCTGCTGGACGAGTCGGTGAGCCCGCTGCGGTGGTGCGCGGCGGCCCTGCTGGTCGGCGGGGTGGCCGTGACCTCCCTCGGAGGGCGGTGGCGCGAGCCGGTGCTCGCCGCCGCGCCGGAGGCGCGCGGGGCGCGGGCCTGA
- a CDS encoding sugar phosphate isomerase/epimerase family protein, protein MKLAFSTLGVPGTPIDEVVRLAVEHGYQGVELRAHPEEPVNPGLSPLERAQVVAEFEKAGVEILTVAGYVRVAAEGDDEAVVAQLAELVALAHDLGAPYVRVFPGGGDQDPETADATAARRLGAAAPDAEDRGVTILLETHDSHRAGADAARVAGTVGHARVGVIWDVMHTWLSGESPVDSHLVLAPHLGYVQVKDIASAKDTTPLALGEGVLPLTECLDTLDPDTWVCWEYEKRWYPEIPELPGLLSAGREFLLRVGAPKQ, encoded by the coding sequence GTGAAGCTCGCTTTCTCGACCCTCGGAGTGCCGGGGACGCCCATCGACGAGGTCGTACGGCTCGCCGTCGAGCACGGCTACCAGGGGGTGGAGCTGCGCGCCCACCCCGAGGAGCCGGTGAACCCGGGGCTCTCGCCCCTCGAACGTGCTCAGGTGGTCGCGGAGTTCGAGAAGGCCGGTGTGGAGATCCTCACGGTCGCCGGGTACGTCCGGGTCGCGGCCGAGGGCGACGACGAGGCGGTCGTGGCGCAGCTCGCCGAGCTGGTGGCGCTCGCCCACGACCTCGGGGCGCCGTACGTCCGGGTGTTCCCCGGTGGCGGCGACCAGGACCCGGAGACCGCCGACGCGACGGCGGCCCGCCGGCTCGGGGCCGCCGCGCCGGACGCCGAGGACCGGGGGGTGACCATCTTGCTGGAGACCCACGACTCGCACCGGGCGGGCGCCGACGCGGCCCGCGTGGCCGGGACGGTCGGGCACGCCCGGGTCGGCGTGATCTGGGACGTCATGCACACCTGGCTGTCGGGCGAGAGCCCGGTCGACAGCCACCTGGTCCTGGCCCCGCACCTCGGCTACGTACAGGTCAAGGACATCGCCTCGGCGAAGGACACCACACCGCTGGCGCTCGGCGAGGGCGTGCTGCCGCTGACGGAGTGCCTGGACACGCTGGACCCGGACACCTGGGTCTGCTGGGAGTACGAGAAGCGCTGGTACCCGGAGATCCCGGAGCTGCCCGGACTGCTGTCCGCCGGGCGGGAGTTCCTGCTGCGGGTGGGCGCGCCGAAGCAGTGA
- a CDS encoding Gfo/Idh/MocA family protein: MTRRTVRIAMNGVTGRMGYRQHLVRSILAIREQGGLDLGNGDVLWPEPVLVGRRAHALEELAARHGLTEWSTDLDAVLADDTIDIYFDAQVTQARVEAIKKAVAAGKHIYTEKPTATDVEGALDLARLARDAGIKHGVVQDKIFLPGLLKLKRLIDGGFFGEILSVRGEFGYWVFEGDWQEAQRPSWNYRSEDGGGIVVDMFPHWEYVLHELFGKVTTVQAHVQTHVPQRWDEQGKPYAATADDAAYGIFQLEGGAVAQINSSWTVRVNRDELVEFQVDGTHGSAVAGLRNCRVQHRSATPKPVWNPDLPVTESFRDQWQEVPDNATFDNGFKAQWELFLRHVVLDEAYSWDLMAGARGVQLAELGLKSAAEGRRFDVPELTL, from the coding sequence GTGACTCGCAGGACTGTGCGCATCGCCATGAACGGCGTCACGGGTCGTATGGGATACCGGCAGCACCTGGTGCGCTCGATCCTCGCGATCCGCGAGCAGGGCGGCCTCGACCTCGGCAACGGCGACGTGCTGTGGCCCGAACCCGTCCTCGTCGGGCGCCGCGCCCACGCGCTGGAGGAGCTGGCCGCCCGGCACGGCCTCACCGAGTGGTCGACCGACCTGGACGCCGTCCTCGCGGACGACACCATCGACATCTACTTCGACGCCCAGGTCACCCAGGCGCGCGTCGAGGCGATCAAGAAGGCCGTCGCCGCCGGAAAGCACATCTACACCGAGAAGCCCACCGCCACCGACGTGGAGGGCGCCCTCGACCTCGCCCGCCTCGCCCGTGACGCCGGCATCAAGCACGGCGTGGTCCAGGACAAGATCTTCCTGCCGGGCCTGCTCAAGCTGAAGCGCCTCATCGACGGCGGTTTCTTCGGCGAGATCCTCTCCGTGCGCGGCGAGTTCGGCTACTGGGTCTTCGAGGGCGACTGGCAGGAGGCGCAGCGCCCCTCTTGGAACTACCGCTCCGAGGACGGCGGCGGCATCGTCGTGGACATGTTCCCGCACTGGGAGTACGTCCTCCACGAGCTCTTCGGCAAGGTCACCACCGTGCAGGCACACGTCCAGACGCACGTCCCGCAGCGCTGGGACGAACAGGGCAAGCCCTACGCCGCGACCGCCGACGACGCCGCGTACGGCATCTTCCAGCTGGAGGGCGGCGCCGTCGCCCAGATCAACTCCTCCTGGACCGTGCGCGTCAACCGCGACGAACTGGTCGAGTTCCAGGTCGACGGCACCCACGGTTCCGCCGTCGCGGGCCTGCGCAACTGCCGTGTCCAGCACCGTTCGGCCACCCCGAAGCCGGTGTGGAACCCCGACCTCCCCGTCACCGAGTCCTTCCGGGACCAGTGGCAGGAGGTCCCCGACAACGCCACCTTCGACAACGGTTTCAAGGCGCAGTGGGAGCTGTTCCTGCGCCATGTCGTCCTCGACGAGGCGTACTCCTGGGACCTGATGGCCGGCGCCCGGGGCGTGCAGCTCGCCGAGCTGGGCCTGAAGTCGGCCGCCGAGGGCCGCCGCTTCGACGTGCCGGAGCTGACGCTGTGA
- a CDS encoding AAA family ATPase: MYVSRVTIENIKSFNGPRKVDLTLTRPDGSHAGWTVLAGRNGAGKTTLLRALALALSGPVAARGLVQGFENWVTRGAESGSASAEIVRDKDFDKFTASGRTQNKFGTGLRWTPPGEAAAGRKSAQPALGEIRSNSRTQSASAAQRGPWADNPVGWFCAAYGPFRRMAGGSGDVQRLMLASGPVARQASLFHEDASLAEGVAWLIEQHLRALEGREGALALKEAALSVLGDGLLPDGYRIKDVDSEGLWVTRGGHRFPLREMSDGFRTVAALVVDLLKQIHDAFGDHALGRGGEDEGPSPLQVPGVVIIDEIDAHLHVSWQRRIGPWLTTHFPNIQFIVTTHSPYICQAADPGGLIRLPGVDEDAAPEVVPEDLYERVVYGSGDDAVLSDLFGLDTPYSERAEYARAEFVALESKVYEGDTSPETVARYKELKSLLSSSPTARAHEVSARLYRIADQVQDVSGAYGEGAAGGPGAGNGDTAGEAGEAK; this comes from the coding sequence ATGTACGTCTCCCGCGTCACCATCGAGAACATCAAGTCGTTCAACGGACCGCGCAAAGTCGACCTGACCCTGACCCGCCCGGACGGCTCGCACGCCGGCTGGACGGTCCTCGCCGGCCGCAACGGAGCCGGGAAGACCACCCTGTTGCGCGCCCTCGCCCTCGCGCTGAGCGGACCGGTGGCGGCCCGTGGACTGGTCCAGGGCTTCGAGAACTGGGTCACGCGCGGCGCCGAGTCGGGCAGCGCCTCGGCGGAGATCGTCCGCGACAAGGACTTCGACAAGTTCACCGCCTCGGGTCGCACCCAGAACAAGTTCGGTACCGGCCTGCGCTGGACACCTCCGGGCGAGGCGGCGGCCGGGCGCAAGAGCGCGCAGCCCGCACTCGGCGAGATCCGGAGCAACTCCCGTACGCAGAGCGCCAGTGCCGCCCAGCGCGGGCCGTGGGCGGACAACCCGGTGGGCTGGTTCTGCGCCGCGTACGGCCCGTTCCGGCGGATGGCCGGCGGCTCGGGCGACGTACAGCGCCTGATGCTGGCCTCGGGGCCGGTGGCCCGGCAGGCGAGCCTCTTCCACGAGGACGCCTCGCTGGCCGAGGGCGTCGCCTGGCTGATCGAACAGCATCTGCGCGCCCTCGAAGGCCGGGAGGGCGCGCTGGCCCTCAAGGAGGCCGCCCTCTCCGTCCTCGGCGACGGACTCCTGCCGGACGGCTACCGCATCAAGGACGTCGACTCCGAGGGCCTCTGGGTCACCAGGGGCGGACACCGCTTCCCGCTGCGGGAGATGAGCGACGGGTTCCGTACCGTCGCCGCCCTCGTGGTGGACCTGCTCAAGCAGATCCACGACGCCTTCGGCGACCACGCGCTGGGCCGGGGCGGCGAGGACGAGGGCCCGAGCCCGCTCCAGGTCCCCGGGGTCGTGATCATCGACGAGATCGACGCCCACCTCCACGTCTCCTGGCAGCGCCGCATCGGCCCCTGGCTGACCACGCACTTCCCCAACATCCAGTTCATCGTCACCACCCACAGCCCCTACATCTGCCAGGCCGCCGACCCCGGCGGCCTGATCCGCCTGCCCGGCGTCGACGAGGACGCCGCCCCCGAGGTCGTCCCCGAGGACCTGTACGAACGGGTCGTCTACGGCAGCGGCGACGACGCGGTGCTCTCCGACCTCTTCGGCCTGGACACCCCGTACTCGGAGCGCGCCGAGTACGCCCGCGCCGAGTTCGTCGCCCTGGAGTCCAAGGTGTACGAGGGCGACACCTCGCCCGAGACCGTCGCCCGGTACAAGGAGCTCAAGAGCCTGCTGTCCAGCTCCCCGACCGCCCGCGCCCACGAGGTCTCCGCCCGGCTGTACCGGATCGCCGACCAGGTCCAGGACGTCTCCGGCGCGTACGGCGAGGGGGCGGCGGGCGGGCCCGGGGCCGGAAACGGGGACACGGCCGGAGAGGCCGGCGAGGCGAAGTGA
- a CDS encoding HNH endonuclease has protein sequence MIRPELPLDTQEHLATYTRQIADAAASDRKATAIGLWGRFAVRRRVRPGVLAALTDMAPGHQRCMYCGDSQGTDIDHFEPKSQAPLRTFDWTNYLLACSYCNSNQKRDLFPRDASTGRALLLDPTLDDPLNHLRLVLPLCTYRGLSAQGDACIDVFGLNRRGVLVAGRRTAYATAKQSVELWRIATDRGQHAKADEVARVAWDRPLADVLAAMFHQSGHPAAELLFDGEEEILALLRDPELRASFLARA, from the coding sequence ATGATCCGCCCCGAACTGCCCCTGGACACCCAGGAACACTTAGCGACGTACACCCGGCAGATCGCCGACGCGGCGGCCTCCGACCGCAAGGCCACCGCGATAGGCCTCTGGGGCCGCTTCGCCGTACGCCGACGCGTGCGCCCCGGCGTACTCGCCGCCCTCACCGACATGGCCCCCGGCCACCAGCGCTGCATGTACTGCGGCGACAGCCAGGGCACCGACATCGACCACTTCGAGCCGAAGAGCCAGGCGCCGCTGCGCACCTTCGACTGGACCAACTACCTGCTGGCCTGCTCCTACTGCAACAGCAACCAGAAGCGCGACCTGTTCCCGCGCGACGCGAGCACCGGCCGCGCACTCCTTCTCGACCCCACCCTCGACGACCCCCTGAACCACCTGCGGCTCGTGTTGCCGCTCTGTACGTACCGAGGACTCAGCGCCCAGGGCGACGCCTGCATAGACGTGTTCGGCCTCAACCGGCGCGGCGTCCTCGTCGCCGGACGCCGGACCGCCTACGCCACGGCCAAGCAGTCCGTCGAACTCTGGCGCATCGCCACCGACCGGGGCCAGCACGCCAAGGCCGACGAGGTCGCCCGCGTCGCCTGGGACCGCCCGCTCGCCGACGTACTCGCCGCGATGTTCCACCAGTCCGGGCACCCCGCCGCCGAACTGCTCTTCGACGGCGAGGAGGAGATCCTGGCGCTGCTGCGGGACCCGGAGTTACGGGCGAGCTTTCTGGCGCGGGCGTGA
- a CDS encoding PP2C family protein-serine/threonine phosphatase codes for MSQRREGPRRVVRGGRGRALIAVPVLWIVAVSVVDVLSPSDIHLGPLLVAAPAVTASFAGPRTVGLIAALAVLSQTVIGLVRDSDELLSANHEAQVISLLLVGVMLVIFCVLRERRAKELAQVRYVSETAQRVVLPPLPRTLGPLRVASLYLAAEAEAQIGGDLYAATRTTTGTRLIVGDVRGKGMTAVNDAALLLGAFRVAAHRRASLGELVGYLDRSVCWDLTEPGESSRYGETFITATVLDIPDQGGRVEMVACGHPPPVVLCDGRPTTMDVLHPAPPLGLGELAHPRYHVDSFPFEPGSLLLLYTDGVTEARDASGAFYPLAERITGWAEKDADAFLGRFRADLMEWVGGHLDDDAVMIVLERPPAPPT; via the coding sequence ATGTCACAGCGCCGCGAAGGACCTCGCCGAGTGGTGCGCGGGGGGCGGGGCCGGGCTCTGATCGCCGTCCCGGTTCTGTGGATCGTCGCGGTGTCGGTGGTCGACGTTCTCTCACCGTCCGACATCCACCTCGGGCCGCTGCTCGTCGCGGCTCCGGCGGTCACCGCCTCGTTCGCAGGTCCCCGGACGGTGGGTCTGATCGCCGCGCTGGCGGTGCTCTCGCAGACGGTCATCGGGCTGGTGCGGGATTCCGACGAGCTGCTCTCGGCCAACCACGAGGCTCAGGTCATCTCCCTGTTGCTGGTCGGCGTGATGCTCGTGATCTTCTGTGTACTGAGGGAGCGCCGGGCGAAGGAGCTGGCGCAGGTGCGGTACGTCTCCGAGACCGCCCAGCGGGTGGTCCTGCCACCGCTGCCCAGGACGCTGGGCCCCCTGCGCGTGGCCTCGCTCTACCTCGCGGCGGAGGCCGAGGCCCAGATCGGCGGCGACCTCTACGCGGCGACCCGCACCACCACCGGGACCCGGCTCATCGTCGGCGACGTGCGTGGCAAGGGAATGACCGCGGTGAACGACGCCGCACTGCTCCTCGGCGCGTTCCGCGTCGCGGCCCACCGCCGGGCAAGCCTGGGCGAGCTGGTCGGCTACCTCGACCGCAGCGTGTGCTGGGACCTGACGGAGCCGGGGGAGAGCAGCCGTTACGGAGAAACCTTCATCACCGCAACCGTCCTGGACATCCCCGACCAGGGCGGCCGGGTCGAGATGGTCGCCTGCGGGCATCCGCCGCCGGTCGTCCTGTGCGACGGCCGACCGACGACGATGGACGTCCTCCACCCCGCGCCCCCGCTCGGCCTGGGCGAGTTGGCGCATCCGAGGTACCACGTCGACAGCTTCCCGTTCGAGCCGGGAAGCCTCCTGCTGCTGTACACGGACGGGGTCACCGAGGCCCGTGACGCCTCCGGCGCCTTCTACCCGCTGGCCGAGCGCATCACCGGATGGGCCGAGAAGGACGCCGACGCCTTCCTCGGTCGCTTCCGGGCCGACCTGATGGAGTGGGTCGGAGGGCACCTCGACGACGACGCCGTCATGATCGTCCTGGAGCGCCCGCCCGCGCCGCCGACCTGA
- a CDS encoding sugar phosphate isomerase/epimerase family protein has protein sequence MTNSTGGDLSRFSINQETVRQWSLEELVEGCTKTGVGRVGLWREPVQKYGVERAGRLFADAGLTVTSLCRGGFLTAPDPEARARALDDNRAAIDEAAGVHTDTLVLVSGGLPEGSKDLVGARERIADALAELAPYAAERGIRLAIEPLHPMFASDRCVVSTLSQALDIAERFPAEQVGVVVDAYHVWWDDQAPAQIARAGAGGRIHSFQLADWITPLPEGVLLGRGQLGDGSVDFRALRTLVEATGFDGPIEVEIFNEGLWARDGGEVLAEVAARFLEHAC, from the coding sequence ATGACCAACAGCACCGGCGGGGACCTGTCCCGGTTCTCCATCAACCAGGAGACCGTGCGGCAGTGGTCCCTGGAGGAGCTCGTCGAGGGCTGTACGAAGACGGGCGTCGGCCGGGTCGGCCTCTGGCGCGAACCGGTGCAGAAGTACGGCGTCGAGCGCGCCGGGCGGCTCTTCGCCGACGCCGGGCTCACCGTCACCAGCCTCTGCCGGGGCGGCTTCCTCACCGCGCCCGACCCGGAGGCGCGGGCCCGCGCCCTGGACGACAACCGCGCGGCGATCGACGAGGCGGCAGGCGTCCACACCGACACCCTGGTCCTCGTCTCCGGCGGTCTCCCCGAGGGCAGCAAGGACCTCGTCGGTGCCCGCGAACGCATCGCCGACGCCCTCGCCGAGCTGGCCCCCTACGCGGCCGAGCGCGGAATCCGCCTCGCCATCGAGCCGCTGCACCCGATGTTCGCCTCCGACCGGTGCGTGGTCTCGACCCTCTCCCAGGCGCTGGACATCGCCGAACGCTTCCCGGCCGAGCAGGTCGGCGTGGTGGTCGACGCGTACCACGTCTGGTGGGACGACCAGGCGCCCGCGCAGATCGCCCGCGCCGGGGCCGGAGGCCGTATCCACTCCTTCCAGCTCGCCGACTGGATCACCCCGCTCCCCGAGGGCGTCCTGCTGGGCCGCGGGCAGCTCGGCGACGGCAGCGTCGACTTCCGCGCGCTGCGCACGCTGGTCGAGGCGACCGGCTTCGACGGGCCGATCGAGGTGGAGATCTTCAACGAGGGGCTCTGGGCCCGCGACGGCGGTGAGGTCCTCGCCGAGGTGGCGGCCCGCTTCCTGGAGCACGCCTGCTGA